The Brumimicrobium sp. genomic interval TCAGAATCCTTACCCGAAAAAATAGTTCTTGAAGTTATGCCTGTTTCAGCTCGCTATTTAATTTCTCAACCTCTACATAAAAGTCAAAAAATTTGTAAAGAACTTACAGATAAATATATTTTTGAATTGTTTGTTTCTATTTCTGAAGAACTTATTCGTGAATTATTGAGTTATGGAAGTGATTTAATTGTTATTGAACCTCCCTCTTTAAAGGATATTATAAAGAATAGGATCCATAAAATGAATCAAAACTATCAAGATTAAAACGATTTGATAAAATAAAATTTAATATAAATTGTTTGCAAGTATACCCGTTAATTGTTACCAGTAAAGGCCTCTGTAGTAGCAAAACCTTCTTTTGAAACCCCTTCGCTTTTACTCACTTTTTTGAAAGTTAACCATAGAATTTTAAGATCTAGTAAGAAAGAAAGATTCTCAACATAATATATATCGTGTTCAAACTTTTCTTTCCAAGAGATGGCATTTCGCCCATTTACTTGAGCCCAGCCAGTGATTCCAGGTTTTATAAGGTGACGTTTCTTTTGAGTTTCGTTATAGAGTGGGAGGTATTGGACAAGTAGAGGGCGTGGTCCTATTAAACTCATATCTCCGATTAATACATTAATTAATTGGGGGATTTCATCAAGGGAAGTTTTACGTACAAAATTCCCTATTTTAGTAACTCTCGCTTCATCTGATAAGAGATTACCTTGGGTATCTTTCTTGTCATTCATTGTTTTGAATTTGACTATCTTAAAGATACGTTCATTCCTTCCCGGTCTTGGTTGAAGAAAGAAGGGTTTACCCTGATTTGCAAAAAAAAGTGCAATAGTGACAATAAAAAAAATCGGACTCAATAAAATCAATCCAATAAGGGCTACTAAAAAATCAATGATATGTTTGAAAAAGTGGTTATACATAACTAGCGATAAGCTCTTTCAAATTCTTCTTTTTGATGTTGGTAAATTTCTGCATAATTTGCAGGCTTATGTTTTTTCCAGCGTTTATGTGACCAAATCCAGTATGGGGGATCATTTTGAATGGTTTGTTCCATCATTCTGGTGCATCGTTCTGTGATTTCCCCATAGTTTAATTCTCGTGGATTACGAGTAACTTCAGTTAATTTCATTTTATAATATCCTCTGCCATCACGAAGAATTTCAAAATATACAACAGCTTGATTGAATTTATTAGCCAACATTTCAGGGCCAAATATAACTCCCGTTTCTTGATGTAGAAACTCCATCCAATAGCATTTGCGCTCATCACCAGGAGATTGGTCAAAAAGAACAAGTGTAGCAATAGTCTCCTTATTATTCTTAAAAAAATCATTCGTAATCTTGGAATGAATAATTTTCATTCCAAAACGAGCTCTTCTGTTGTTGATTGTTTTATCCCAAAAAGTGCTTGTGAGTGGCATTCCAATTCCAACTGCTTGATGTTTGAAAAGTAAATTTTGCGCTGTAATTAGCCATTCCCAATTATTGTAGTGCCCCGAAACTAACAAAACGTCTTTTCCTTCTTTATAAAGTTCTTCCATGAGTTCTGGGTTCTCTACTTTAAAACGTTTTTGCAAACATTTCCCATTAATACTCAAGTTTTTGGTTCCTTCCGCTAACAAATTACTTAAATGGCGGTAAAAACGGTGTTCAATGCGGCGATGTTCCTTTTTGCTCTTATCGGGGAAAGAACGTTCGATATTGGATCTAACTACTTTCCTACGGTAGGGAATGATTGTGATTAAAAGCAAATAAAAAAAATCAGTAAAGAGGTACATTACCGGCAGAGGAAGCCAGGATACAGGATAAATAAGCAAATAATAAGCAATCCTATTCACTGCTGTGTTTTTTGTAAAGTTACAAAAAAAAAATAATAGTGTTTTATTCTTTTAGGATAAAACACTTAAAAAATAAGCCTTTATGATAGATGAAATTTTATTTTTTTTATCTTTTAATTGCTTTTATTTGATACGAAATCAATTGCTATTTTTTATTATCTCTTAAATCTTCGTATTTCTTTTGATATTCATAGCTAAAAGCAGGGATGTTTTTGGCAATCTCAGCCGCTTTTTTAGCAGATTCTACAGCTTCTTCATGTTTACCTAGTTTTTCCTGAATTTGTGCTTTTGTCCAAAATAGATAAAAAGCTTGTGGATTTTGTTTAATTGCTTTATCTGCATATTCTAATGCTAAATCTAGCTGATAATCATTGGCAAGGTAATACTTAGCAGCATCAGCGTATGGCGGGTTTTTTCCTTTGAGTTCTTTATCAAAATATTTAATAATAGCTTGGTGATTGTCAGCCTTTATAGGAAGAATCACCTTTGTTTTCTCCCAGATTAATTCCAAATCTGCTGAGTTCTCTGAAATGTTTTCTAAAGTGATTGTAAAGTTCTCTTGGATTTCGTTAAGAGGAAGCACATTTACTTCTACACTTAATATGTTATCTGCTTCTTTATATCCAGCAGAACCCCAATTTTTAGTACCTTTATTAAATAAAATTGTCCATTTCTTTTCCTGGGGAATTGTATAAAGTGCATATTCGCCTTTAGGTAAGGTTTTTCCTCCAATAATGACATCTTCTCCAAAACTCACCTTTGTTGCAGCATTCGCACCTGTTCTCCATACTTGTCCGAAAGGAATTAAATCTCCAAAAATAATTCTTCCTTTCACTGCTGGTCTGCTATAATTTAATCCTATAAAGGAAGTAGAAAATTGTTGATTTATATTTATGCTTGGACTTGGTGCCGGTAAATGAAAGTCTTGCGCATATTGGGTGGTCATTAACCCTAGAGCGATAGAAAGTGTTAAAAATATCTTTTTCATATTATTTGTTTTACATATTAGAGAAAATAAACTCTCTTTGGTTACAAATAATTCAAAACAAAGTAAAAAATATTTTGTTTTGCAAGAGGTGATAACAATCCATTCTAAACTTTCAATTAAGCAAAACAAGTTATTGGAGTTACCCAACAAATGGATGTCAAATAAAATAATTCCTTATCTTTGAAACTTATCAAAACAACAGTACATGTTAACTCCAAAAATTGAAAAAAAACTATTTCTTTTAGACTCTTTTGCCTTGATCTATCGTGCATATTATGCTTTTATTAAGGCGCCTCGAATTAACTCAAAAGGAATAAACACATCTGCTGCTTTTGGTTTTACGAACGCTTTATTGGATATCATAAATAATGAGCAACCAACTCATATCGCTGTAGTTTTTGATGCTCCTGGTGGTCCCACTAATCGTATCGAACAATTTGAGCAATACAAGGCACAACGAGAAGCTATGCCAGAGGATATTCGTAATATGATAGATCCAATTAAGGAGATTGTGAAGGCATTAAATATCCCCATATTAATGAAGACAGGATATGAAGCAGATGACGTGATAGGTACCTTAGCTAAAATAGCTGAAACACAAGGCTATGTGACTTACATGATGACGCCTGATAAAGATTTTGGTCAATTGGTAACCGAAAAATCCTTGATTTATAAACCAGGTAGAGGCGGAAAACCAGCATCTATCATGGGGATTCCAGAAGTACTAGAAAAATTTGAGGTTGAACGCACAGATCAGGTCATAGATATTCTCGGTTTATGGGGAGATGCTTCGGATAATATCCCTGGAATACCTGGAATAGGAGAGAAGACGGCAAAGGAACTTATTCAGAAATACGGTTCTATGGAAGCCATTTTTGAGCATTTGGATGACTTTAAAGGAAAGCGAAAAGAGAATTTAACGAATTTCAAGGAGCAAGGCTTATTGTCTAAGCAATTAGCAACAATCATAACAGATGTAGATGTGCCTTTTATTCCTGAAGAATTAAAAATAGGAGAACCTAACAAAGAGCAACTAATTGCTATTCTGACTGAATTGGAATTTAAAGGGATAGCTAAACGAATACTAGGGGAAGAGATTGTTGTTACTGCTACGCAATCTCCTGTGGGATCTGGACAATTGGATTTATTCGGTACTCCTCAAGATGCACCTCAAGAGCTTACTAAAGAACCGGAAGTTATTACTGAGTTAAAAACTGTTGAAAGTGAAAAACCAAACTATCATTTCATAGATTCTGAAGAGGGGAGGAAGCAATTAATTCAAACTTTATTGCAACAAAAATCAGTATGCTTTGATACAGAAACAGATAATTTAGAGTCACGAAATGCCGACCTAGTTGGTATGGCATTTTCATACCAAGAAAAAGAAGGATTTTATATTCCTTTCACCAATGATTTTGAACAAACAAAAAAGATAGTACAAGAATTTTCTCCAATTTTTGAGTCTACAAGCATTGAAAAAATCGCTCATAACATCAAATACGATGAGCAGGTTATAAATCGCTATGGGGTTACCATTCAAGGACCGCGTTTTGACACCATGATAGCACATTACTTGCTAACTCCCGACGGGCGACATAACATGGATTTATTGGCAGAATATTACTTGCATTATAAAACCATTCATATAGAATCTTTGATTGGTAAACGAGGAAAGGACCAAAAAACAATGTGGGAAGCAGATCAAAAATTGATTTGTACCTATTGTTGTGAAGATACAGATATTACTTTGCAGTTAAAAAACCTATTCGAACCAGAAATTCAAAAAGAATACGTCAAAGATTTATTTTACAAGATAGAAATGCCTTTAACGGAGGTGTTAAAATCAATGGAACAAGAAGGAGTTCAGCTGGATATAGCCAGATTGAATGAGTTTTCTAAAGAGTTAGATGTTTCTATTAAGGACTTGGAAGAAAAAATCACAGGCTTAGCAGGAATGGAGTTTAACTTAGACTCTCCAAAACAATTAGGTGAAGTACTATTTGAAGTGCTACAAATTTCAAAAAAAGCCAAAAAGACTAAAACTGGGCAATATTCTACATCGGAGGATACATTGCAAGCACATATTAATGATCACCCAATTATTCCGTTGATTTTAGATTATCGTTCTTTACGTAAGTTGAAAAGCACTTATGTGGATCCATTGCCAGATTTAGTAGATGATACATCAGGAAGATTGCACACACATTTTATGCAAACGGTTACAGCAACTGGTAGACTAAGTTCAACGAATCCAAACTTGCAGAACATTCCTATTCGAACAGAAAAAGGAAGAGAAATCCGTAAGGCATTTATTGCAAGAAATGATGATTATTACTTTATGTCTGCCGACTATTCTCAAATCGAATTGCGCATTATTGCAGCTTTGAGCGGAGATAAAAACATGATTGAAGCCTTTAAAAATAAGCAAGATATTCACGCATCTACTGCTGCAAAGGTATATGGTATAGCCGATATAAAAGATGTAACTAAAGAACAGCGAAGCAATGCAAAGGCGGTGAATTTTGGAATTATCTATGGACAATCTGCATTTGGCTTATCACAAAATTTGGGGATTTCTCGGGGAGAAGCTAAAACAATTATCGATAATTATTTCGCACAATATCCAACGATTGTAAAATATATCTCCGACGTGAAGGAAAAGGCCAAAGAATTGGGATATGTCGAAACGATTATGGGGAGAAGAAGATATTTGCCAGACATCCATTCGACCAATGCAATCGTTCGAGGATTTGCTGAACGAAATGCAATCAATGCACCTATACAAGGAAGTGCTGCAGATATTATCAAAATAGCCATGATTCATATTTACAAGCGTTTTCAAGAAGAGAAATTAGTGTCCAAGATGATTTTACAAATCCATGACGAATTGATTTTTGATGTATTGAAAACAGAAAAAGATATTGTAGAAAAGATTGTCCGTGAAGAAATGGAAGGAGCGGTGCAGCTTGTTGTTCCTCTGGATATAGAAATGGAATTTGCTGAGAATTGGCTTGCAGCACATTAATGGATTTCCTTTGCTACTATAAACTAGGCTCGATTTTAGTTAATTTAGTTTCACGACTCTATCTAAAAGCTCCTTATTTTGCTGTGGTTTGTCACTGAACTATATTTTTCCTGACATTATGTCTGTTTTGTACTATTGGCAAAGCCTTTGCTTAAGAGGAAAGAAATTATTTTTATAAAAAATATGATGGGTAGAAAAGATAAAAAATTAGAAGAGAATAAACAAGAAACTGAGGATAATAAAGCGGTAGAGCAAAATAACGACGAGAAAGAGGTTCAAGAAGAAACGATAGAAACCGTTTCAGAAGAGGAAACTTTGTCAGCCAAAATAGAAGAATTGAATGACAAATACATGCGTTTATATTCAGAATTTGACAATTTTAGACGTAGAACCAGCAAGGAAAAGTTAGAAATTCTAGCGAATGCTTCTGAAGATGTAATTAGAGATCTTCTACCTGTATTAGATGTTTTTGAACGTGCAATAGAGAATAATGAGAAATCTTCTGATGCAGAGGCAATCAAAGAAGGTTTCCAATTAATTTATGGCAAATTAAATAGTATTCTTGTTGGAAAAGGTTTAAAACCTATGGAAAGTATAGGAACAACTTTTGACGTTGAACAACATGAAGCCATTACTAATATTCCTGCACCTGACGCTGATAGCAAAGGAAAGGTGATGGACGTAGTTGAAAAAGGATATTTTTTAAATGACAAAGTGATACGCTATGCGAAAGTGGTAGTGGGTCAATAATAGAGTTGTATGAGTGGTAAACGAGATTATTATGAAGTCTTAGGCGTTAATAAAAATGCGTCTGCAGATGAATTAAAGAAGGCATATAGAAAACTAGCAATTAAGTATCATCCAGATAAGAATCCGGATGATAAAGATGCTGAAGAAAAATTCAAAGAAGCAGCGGAGGCATATGAAATATTAAGCGATGCTGAGAAACGTCAGCGTTATGATCGATTTGGTCATGCTGGAGTTGATGGTTCTGCTGGAGGATTCAGCGGAGGAGGGATGAATATGGACGATATCTTTTCTCAATTTGGTGATATCTTCGGTGGACATTTTGGTGGTTTCGGTGGTGGTTTTAGTGGCGGAGGAAGCAGACAACGCCATGTGAAAGGGACTAATTTACGTATCAAAATCAAGATGACATTAGAGGAAGTTGCGGATGGTGTACGTAAGAAAATTAAGGTAAACAAGTTGGTAAATGCTAAGGGGGTGACTTTTAAAGAATGTCCCACTTGTCATGGCACAGGACGCGTGCAACGTGTAACTCAAACTTTTTTGGGCGCCATGCAAACTGCTTCTACTTGCCCAAATTGTCAAGGAGCAGGTAAAATTATTGACCGTAAACCATCGAGTGCTGATAGTATGGGATTGGAGCGTAAAGAGGAATTGATTGAAATTGATATCCCAGCTGGAGTAGAAGATGGTATGCAGTTATCTGTTAGTGGAAAAGGAAATGCAGGTCCTTTTGATGGAATTCCTGGTGATTTATTGGTGGTGGTTGAAGTGAAAGATGATGAGCATTTACGAAGAGATGGACAAAACCTGCATTACGATGCTTTTGTTAGTTTTATTGATGCTTCATTAGGTGGAATGATTGAAGTGCCAACCATTAAAGGAAAAGCCAAAATAAAAATTGAGTCAGGCACACAAAGTGGAAAGATGCTAAGGTTACGAGGAAAAGGATTGCCAAGTGTTCACAACTATGGAATAGGAGATCAGTTTGTACACATCAATGTGTGGACTCCACAAAAATTATCGAAAGAAGAAAAAGAAATTTTGGAAAAGTTGCGTGAAAATGATAACTTTAAGCCACATCCAAGCGGAAAAGAAAAAGGCTTCTTTGAACGTGTGAAGGATATGTTTAGCGAGTAGTATGCATAAAGATTTTATGATAAGAGCCATTGAATTGTCTGCCCAAAGCGTGGAAAGTGGAGGAGGACCTTTTGGTTCAGTAATCGTAAAAGATGGACAAATTATTGCAGAAAGTGCTAATCGGGTTACCATAGATAATGATCCAACCGCCCATGCTGAAGTAAATGCCATTCGTTTAGCTTGCCAAAAATTGCAAACATACTCTCTAGAAGGTTGTGAGATTTATACATCGTGTGAACCTTGTCCTATGTGCTTAGCTGCAATTTATTGGGCAAGAATTGGTAAGATATATTTTGCTAATACAAAGAATGATGCAGCAGCAATTGGATTTGATGATTCCTTTATTTATCATGAAATCCAATTACCACATGATAAACGTAGTATTTCCATACAACCTTTTATGCGTGATGAAGCATGGAAAGTGTTTAAGAAGTGGGAAGAAAAGGAGGATAAAAGGGAATATTAAAATAATCCTATAAAATTCATTGAGTTATAGATAAGTTTATTATCTTTGCACCCTCAAATTAAATTATTTATTAATCGGAGTTTCGGACTCCAACTTATAAAAACAAGTTATGGCAACAAAAATTAGATTGCAAAGACACGGTAAAAAAGGAAATGCTTTTTACCATTTAGTAGTAGCTGATTCACGTGCAAAGCGTGATGGACGTTTCATTGAAAAATTAGGAACTTACAATCCAAACACTAACCCTGCTTCTATCGATATCAATTTCGACAGAACTTTACATTGGGTAGGAGTTGGAGCTGAAATGTCAGATACTGCACGCGCTATTTTATCTTACAAAGGAGTGTTATATAAAAATCACTTACTTCGTGGAGTTGTAAAAGGTGCATTAACTGAAGCTGATGTTGAAAAGAAATTTGCGGCATGGTTAAGTGAAAAAGAAAGCAAAATCACTAAAAAGGCTGAAGGTCATGTGGTTGCTAAAAAGAAAGAAGCTGAGATTAAATTAGCTGCTGAAAAAGAAGCTAAAGAAGCAAAAGCAAAAGCGATCGAAGCTAAAAACACTCCACAAGAGGAAGTTGTAGCTGAAGAAGCATCTGCTGAAGAAACTGCTAACGAAGAAGCACCAGTTGCTGAAGCACCAGCAGAGGAGCCAGTAGCAGAAGCACCAGCAGAGGAACCAGCAGCAGAAGCTCCAGCTGAAGGAGAACCAACAGAAGAAAATTAATATTTCTCTTTGGAATGAATAAAGCAGATTGCTTTAATCTAGGATATGTAGCGAAACTTCACGGATTTAAAGGTGAAGTTTCGCTTTTTTTTGACACTACTAATCCTTACGACTATCAAGAAATTGAAGCTGTATTTATTGAGAAAGAAGGCGTACTTATCCCATACTTTATAGATAAACTTGAACTAAACAATAAGGGTTTTGCTCGTGTAAAGTTTGAAGATGTTGATACAGAAGAGGAAGCTAAAAAATTAGTAAAGAAGCCTCTTTTTCTACCCCTAAGTCTGCTTCCTGAATTATCTGGTAAAAATTTCTACGATCACGAGATTGTTGGTTTTGTCGTTTTTGATATAAATTATGGGAAAGTTGGAGAGGTGGATTGTGTGCTAGATTTACCCGTAAATCCTTTATTGCAAATCATCAATAAAGAGAAAAATGTAGAAATACTATTACCACTTGCCAATAATTTAGTACAATCAGTAGATAGAACAAAGAGAGAACTACACGTTTCTGCTCCAGAAGGTTTAATCGAAATGTATTTAGATTAACATCTAAACCATGTCGGTATTTCGATTTAAATATTTTGAAATCGAGCAAGATGGCGCTCCTCAAAAAGTAGGCACAGATGCTATGGTTTTAGGTGCTTTAGTAGATACTTATGAGCCAAAACAAATCTTGGATGTAGGAACAGGTAATGGTGTGTTAGCATTAATTTGCGCACAAAAATTCACTCAAGCTATAGTGACTGGTCTAGATATTTCAGAAGATGCTACCTCGGTTGCAGATTTTAATTTTAAGCAATCTCCTTTTGCTTCAAGAATGCATGTTGTTCATCAAAATTTTCTTGATTATCAAGTTTCAGAGAAGTTTGACTTAATCATCTCCAATCCACCTTATTTTAACACCCAAATGCCTTCCGAAAATAACCTACGTAGTTTAGCGCGTCATGAGGATAGCATGTCGGTGATAGATCTAATTATTCATTCATTAGAATTATTATCTGAAAATGGTGAATTGTGGATGATTGTACCTAGTAATAGGTATGAGGAATTAACCCAACAACAAAAATTAGTTAACATAAAAAAAGTAATTCAGATATTCGGAAAGCCAGGAAATCATGTGCGTGATATTCTAGTCTTTGCAAAAAATGTTGAGAAACAGGTTTCTATTTCTGATTTTACAATCCGAGATGTACAAGGAAACTATACTGCAGCATATAATGAATTGACAAAGGAATTACATTTTAGATAAGTTGTAGTAATTTACTGAATGAGAATTTATTCCACAATGAATTCTACTTCATATCCTGTATGTCTTCGAATATTCATCACCTTTCCATTCTCAAAGAGGAAGTACTGTCCTTTAATTCCCATGAGTTTTCCAGTTATTTCTGGTTGTTTCTCAAGATTCACGCTGCTTACCTTTTCTGGAAATTGAATAACAGGATAATTAATTGGAGTTAATTGGTCTTCATCTGAAATATACTGAGATATATCGCTAGGTAGAATTTCTTCCAATTCCCATTTCTTAGACTCTAAATCAATGCTTGTATCAATTTGATTAGTAAGCATTGTTCTCCAGTTTGTTTTATCTACAAAGGTTGATTTAAGGGCCACTTCAATGATTCCTGCTTCATATCTATTTGGAGTTTCAGCTAGTATGATAGCCTCGCTAGCCCCTTGGTCTATCCAACGTGCCGGAATATTTGATTTGCGTGTAATTCCTACTTTAATTGCATCTGTAGCTGCTAAATATACTATATGTGGTTGATTATGATTGATTTGCTCCCAAGCTACATCTCTTCCTATTCCTTCGTGTGCGCGACATAACTCTGGACGTATAATGCATTCCGCAGATTCAGGGGAATTCTTAAAGCAATTGTAGCAAAATCCTTGATTAAACGAAGAAACTGTTTTTATTCCACAACTTATGCAATAGATGTTTCCGGTGAACTTGAAGGTGATTTGACTACCTATGAAATCATTGGCTAGAACCGATAATTCAGTCTTTTGGTTTGTGTGATAAAATAACAATTGATACTCCACCAGATTGTCGTGATTAAGATGAACAGGCATCTTTCTCAGTTCTCCTTTTATCTGCATAACCTAAGCATATTAATGTTTGGAAATATTTTCAAGTTGAGTGGAGTTGTGCTTGTATTTGAAAACCAAGGCAAAAACAATCGTTACCATGAGTGCAAATCCTGCAAAAATAGCCCAAGATATTCTCCAACCTTGCAACTGTAGGAGAATGTCGGTTTGTGCAAATACAAAATGATTCACAATGGCACCAGCTCCGAGCATTCCGATAGTGGCACCTAATCCATTTGTCATAACCATGAATACACCTTGTGCACTTGAACGTATATTTTTATCTGTTTCCAAATCAACAAAAAGAGACCCTGAAACATTAAAGAAATCGAAAGCAACTCCATATACAATCATTGAGAGAACGAACATCCAAGCACCAGCACCTGGATCTCCTATGGCAAAGAGCCCAAATCGCAGAAACCAGGCAATCATAGCCATAAGCATTACTTTTTTGATACCAAATCTTTTTAAGAAGAATGGAATAAGTAAAATACACAAAGTTTCAGACACTTGAGAGATAGAAATTAGCGCATTTGCATTATTTGCTCCCCAAGCTTGCGCGAACTCATCAATGTTTTTAAACCCTGTAATATATGGGTTAGCATATCCATTTGTGATTTGAAGCGAAACTCCAAGAAGCATAGAGAATATAAAAAATATGGCCATTCTCTTTTCTTTAAACAGCGCAAAAGCTTTTAAGCCTAATGCATCCGATAATGTTCTTTTCTCTTTAGAAGAAGAAACGGGAACTTTAGGAAGTGTAAATGTGTATAAGAATAGAATAATACCTAAAATTCCAGATACATAAAATTGCTCATATCCATTTTGAAAGCTCATAAATCCTTCTGTGTGAGAAAAGCTAAGCATAAATTCTCCCTGTATATTTCCTGCAAAATTCACAAAGAGCATAGCAATGATAAAGCCAATAGTTCCCCATGTTCGGATAGGAGGGAAGTGTTGAATTGTATTAAAGTCATTTGAAACTAGAATCGAATATGCTGTCGAATTAGATAGGGCTATGGTTGGCATATAAAAGGCAACGCTAATGGAATAGAAAAGAAAAAGCATAGAGAAATCTGCTTCTGTTCCATGTATCATTCCATAATATCCTGTTGCAATTATTCCAATGGCAGCAATGAAATGACTTATTCCTAATAAACGCTGAGCAGGAATCCATCTATCGGCGATAATCCCTAAAATGGCTGGCATAAAAATAGAAACAATCCCCTGCATGGCATAGAAAAGTCCGATTTCAGCTCCTAATCCAATTCTTCCAAGGTAATTTCCCATAGAAGTTAGATAAGCTCCCCAAACGGCAAATTGTAGGAAGCTTAAAATAGTTAATCGTAGTTTGATGCTCATATTAGAAATGTTTTCGACTTTCTAGGTGGGAAAGTAATTGAAATAGAAAGTAGAAATAAATTAAGAGGTACGTTTATTTATCTCGTCACGTATTTTTGACGCCATTTCATAGTCTTCATTTTCTACTGCTTTTTCTAAATGTTTTTCGAGATCTTTGATAGATAATTTAGAAAAATCTTGTTTATCGGTTTTATTTTGCTCGACTTGTGGTGTTTCTGTTTCTTTTGCTTCCCCTGATTCTTCCTCTTCCTGATCCATGCGAATTCCTGCAGAACTTAGAATACTTTCATAGGTATATACAGGACATTTGAAACGAACTGCTAAAGCAATAGCATCAGATGTACGGGCATCTATTTCTACTTCTTTCCCATTGCTTTCACAGATTAGTTTAGAATAGAAAATGCCTTCACGTAAACTATGAATTACAATCTCTTTAACTAAAATACCAAAGGTATCGGCAATATTTTTTACTAAATCATGAGTGAGAGGGCGAGAAGGTTTCATATTTTCAAGTTCAATAGCGATTGCTTGAGCTTCGAATCCTCCAATAATAATAGGTAATCTGCGTTGGCCATCTGTTTCAGAAAGAACCAGTGCGTATGCTCCAGATTGTGTTTGACTGTATGAAAGTCCAATAATTTCCAGCTTTACTTTTTTCATTCTCCGTAATGTCAGCTATTTCATAAAAATTAGGGAGGCGCATGGTCTCCCTAACTTCTTATGGTAAAAATAGTATTTATTATCGAATGTTTAGTTAGAAGCCTTGAATTTTTTTACAGCTTCCACTAATTTAGGAACTACTTC includes:
- a CDS encoding bifunctional nuclease family protein, yielding MKKVKLEIIGLSYSQTQSGAYALVLSETDGQRRLPIIIGGFEAQAIAIELENMKPSRPLTHDLVKNIADTFGILVKEIVIHSLREGIFYSKLICESNGKEVEIDARTSDAIALAVRFKCPVYTYESILSSAGIRMDQEEEESGEAKETETPQVEQNKTDKQDFSKLSIKDLEKHLEKAVENEDYEMASKIRDEINKRTS
- a CDS encoding 30S ribosomal protein S16, whose amino-acid sequence is MATKIRLQRHGKKGNAFYHLVVADSRAKRDGRFIEKLGTYNPNTNPASIDINFDRTLHWVGVGAEMSDTARAILSYKGVLYKNHLLRGVVKGALTEADVEKKFAAWLSEKESKITKKAEGHVVAKKKEAEIKLAAEKEAKEAKAKAIEAKNTPQEEVVAEEASAEETANEEAPVAEAPAEEPVAEAPAEEPAAEAPAEGEPTEEN
- a CDS encoding MFS transporter, translating into MSIKLRLTILSFLQFAVWGAYLTSMGNYLGRIGLGAEIGLFYAMQGIVSIFMPAILGIIADRWIPAQRLLGISHFIAAIGIIATGYYGMIHGTEADFSMLFLFYSISVAFYMPTIALSNSTAYSILVSNDFNTIQHFPPIRTWGTIGFIIAMLFVNFAGNIQGEFMLSFSHTEGFMSFQNGYEQFYVSGILGIILFLYTFTLPKVPVSSSKEKRTLSDALGLKAFALFKEKRMAIFFIFSMLLGVSLQITNGYANPYITGFKNIDEFAQAWGANNANALISISQVSETLCILLIPFFLKRFGIKKVMLMAMIAWFLRFGLFAIGDPGAGAWMFVLSMIVYGVAFDFFNVSGSLFVDLETDKNIRSSAQGVFMVMTNGLGATIGMLGAGAIVNHFVFAQTDILLQLQGWRISWAIFAGFALMVTIVFALVFKYKHNSTQLENISKH
- a CDS encoding methyltransferase, with the protein product MSVFRFKYFEIEQDGAPQKVGTDAMVLGALVDTYEPKQILDVGTGNGVLALICAQKFTQAIVTGLDISEDATSVADFNFKQSPFASRMHVVHQNFLDYQVSEKFDLIISNPPYFNTQMPSENNLRSLARHEDSMSVIDLIIHSLELLSENGELWMIVPSNRYEELTQQQKLVNIKKVIQIFGKPGNHVRDILVFAKNVEKQVSISDFTIRDVQGNYTAAYNELTKELHFR
- the rimM gene encoding ribosome maturation factor RimM (Essential for efficient processing of 16S rRNA), which gives rise to MNKADCFNLGYVAKLHGFKGEVSLFFDTTNPYDYQEIEAVFIEKEGVLIPYFIDKLELNNKGFARVKFEDVDTEEEAKKLVKKPLFLPLSLLPELSGKNFYDHEIVGFVVFDINYGKVGEVDCVLDLPVNPLLQIINKEKNVEILLPLANNLVQSVDRTKRELHVSAPEGLIEMYLD
- a CDS encoding DUF2797 domain-containing protein encodes the protein MQIKGELRKMPVHLNHDNLVEYQLLFYHTNQKTELSVLANDFIGSQITFKFTGNIYCISCGIKTVSSFNQGFCYNCFKNSPESAECIIRPELCRAHEGIGRDVAWEQINHNQPHIVYLAATDAIKVGITRKSNIPARWIDQGASEAIILAETPNRYEAGIIEVALKSTFVDKTNWRTMLTNQIDTSIDLESKKWELEEILPSDISQYISDEDQLTPINYPVIQFPEKVSSVNLEKQPEITGKLMGIKGQYFLFENGKVMNIRRHTGYEVEFIVE